In Pseudomonas sp. GCEP-101, one DNA window encodes the following:
- a CDS encoding M48 family metalloprotease — MSVRSFGILALLALLSVLGGCATNPATGKSDFVMMSEQSELEMGQKYSQEILKQYPRYEDARLQAYVQQVGERVARAGDRPTLQYHFTVIDTPDINAFALPGGYIYIHRGLMAYLGSEAELAAVLGHEVGHVTARHSVRQQSQSSAWNILGQAVAIGTGVGAAADLTNVLGTAFVRGYGRDMELEADGLGAKYLARAGYDPTAMIQVVRVLKNQEDFARDEAARKGQAAQPVGYHGLFDTHPDNDQRLKQVIGPAQALAGNSQHEIGAERYLKAIDGMPFGDSAASGVRRGQSFYHAELDFTLTYPAGWGILNQPTALVGYTADQQAYIGMKLVPRDGQLTPAEFLRKGAGGRLSNEESFQQAGLDVATGVVPGSPARRAAVIYQKDHAYLFIGVVKGRASLESEDDNFMRVIRSFRPMRADEQKLAQPRRIAVIQVKSGQTVEQFAKAESGPESDSINRIRLLNDLYPTGQPKAGDWLKVVR; from the coding sequence ATGAGCGTGCGCTCGTTCGGAATCCTGGCCCTGCTGGCGCTGCTGAGTGTCCTCGGCGGCTGCGCCACCAACCCGGCCACCGGCAAGTCTGACTTCGTGATGATGAGCGAGCAGAGCGAGCTGGAGATGGGCCAGAAGTACAGCCAGGAGATCCTCAAGCAGTACCCGCGTTACGAGGACGCCAGGCTGCAGGCCTATGTCCAGCAGGTCGGCGAGCGCGTCGCCCGCGCCGGTGACCGGCCAACCCTGCAGTACCACTTCACCGTCATCGACACCCCCGACATCAACGCCTTCGCCCTGCCCGGCGGCTACATCTATATCCACCGCGGGCTGATGGCGTACCTGGGCTCCGAAGCGGAGCTGGCCGCCGTGCTCGGCCACGAGGTCGGCCACGTCACCGCGCGCCACAGCGTGCGCCAGCAGAGCCAGTCCAGCGCCTGGAACATTCTCGGCCAGGCCGTGGCCATCGGCACCGGGGTCGGCGCGGCGGCGGACCTGACCAACGTGCTCGGCACCGCCTTCGTGCGTGGCTACGGCCGCGACATGGAACTGGAGGCCGACGGCCTTGGGGCCAAGTACCTGGCCCGCGCCGGCTACGACCCGACCGCCATGATCCAGGTGGTGCGAGTGCTGAAGAACCAGGAAGACTTCGCCCGCGACGAGGCCGCGCGCAAGGGCCAGGCAGCCCAGCCAGTGGGCTACCACGGGCTCTTCGATACCCACCCGGACAACGACCAGCGCCTGAAGCAGGTGATCGGCCCCGCCCAGGCCCTGGCTGGCAACAGCCAGCATGAGATCGGCGCCGAGCGCTACCTGAAGGCCATCGACGGCATGCCCTTCGGCGACTCCGCCGCCAGCGGCGTGCGCCGCGGCCAGAGCTTCTACCATGCCGAGCTGGACTTCACCCTGACCTATCCGGCCGGCTGGGGCATCCTCAACCAGCCCACCGCGCTGGTGGGCTACACCGCCGACCAGCAGGCCTACATCGGCATGAAGCTGGTGCCGCGCGACGGCCAGCTGACCCCGGCGGAATTCCTGCGCAAGGGCGCGGGTGGGCGGTTATCGAACGAAGAAAGCTTCCAGCAGGCCGGCCTCGACGTCGCCACCGGCGTGGTGCCCGGCTCGCCGGCACGCCGCGCGGCGGTGATCTACCAGAAGGACCACGCCTACCTGTTCATCGGTGTGGTCAAAGGTCGCGCCTCGCTGGAGAGCGAAGACGACAACTTCATGCGGGTCATCCGCAGCTTCCGGCCGATGCGCGCGGACGAACAGAAGCTTGCGCAACCGCGCCGGATCGCCGTCATTCAGGTCAAATCCGGGCAGACTGTCGAGCAGTTCGCGAAGGCCGAATCCGGTCCGGAATCTGACTCGATAAATCGTATACGTTTATTGAATGACTTGTATCCAACTGGTCAGCCAAAAGCTGGCGATTGGCTGAAAGTCGTACGCTAG